CGATAAGGCGTGTCACGTCTTTTCCCCATATTTTCGGAGGCAACTTTTATGGCTTCAGCTAAAAAAATCAAGATCGGCCTACTTACAGGATTTGCATTACTTGCAATGGCGTGGGCGGTCTCAGGAACATATTCAACAATATCCACCGGCACGATGGCCGGTGAGCTCGATCAGGGCCCGCCACAGGCCGCTGCTTCAGCGGACGATTTCGTCGGTAGTGAGACTTGCAAGGCCTGTCACGAAGATCAATTCAAGAGCTTCGCGGGAACCAAGCACGCCAAACTTGCTGAAGTAAAAAGCTGGAAGGACAAAGCCCAAGGATGCGAATCCTGCCACGGTAGCGGAAAACTACACGTCGAGGGCGGCGGCGATAAGACAAAGATCATTACATTCAAGGGCAAGAATTCAAAACAAATATCGGAAACATGCCTGACTTGCCACTCAGGTGCCGAATCGCACAATAATTTTAGACGCGGCGAGCATTGGCGTAATGACGTTGGTTGCACCGACTGCCATTCGTCACACGGTACAGAATTTAAGAATGGCCACGCCGCTTCGGTCACGAACATCGGCGAAACCACATTGCAGAATCCCGGCATCGCCAATATCGCAATGTTAAAACGCAGTGAGCCCCAACTTTGTATGGGTTGCCACACTGAGACAAAATCACAGTTCTCCAAACCGTTTCATCATAAAGTTTTGGAAGGCATAATGAAGTGTACGGATTGCCACAATGCTCACGGCGGTTTCGAATCGAAACAGACCAAACTCTCCGTCGGAGCAGACTCAGCCTGCATCAAGTGCCACGGTGACAAGCAGGGCCCGTTCACCTTTGAACATGCCCCGCTCAAGACCGAAGGTTGTGCAGCCTGCCATACACCTCACGGCTCAAGCAATCCTAAGCTACTTACGCGAAATTCAGTTCGCCAGCTTTGCATTGAATGCCACAGTAGTATTTCGGACCAAGGAGCACCGGGTGTTCCGTCGTTCCACAATCAGTCGACCGTTCGGTATTTAAGCTGCACGGTTTGTCATACGACAATCCATGGATCAAATTCGAGCAACGTTTTCTTTA
This is a stretch of genomic DNA from Chloracidobacterium sp.. It encodes these proteins:
- a CDS encoding cytochrome C, with the protein product MASAKKIKIGLLTGFALLAMAWAVSGTYSTISTGTMAGELDQGPPQAAASADDFVGSETCKACHEDQFKSFAGTKHAKLAEVKSWKDKAQGCESCHGSGKLHVEGGGDKTKIITFKGKNSKQISETCLTCHSGAESHNNFRRGEHWRNDVGCTDCHSSHGTEFKNGHAASVTNIGETTLQNPGIANIAMLKRSEPQLCMGCHTETKSQFSKPFHHKVLEGIMKCTDCHNAHGGFESKQTKLSVGADSACIKCHGDKQGPFTFEHAPLKTEGCAACHTPHGSSNPKLLTRNSVRQLCIECHSSISDQGAPGVPSFHNQSTVRYLSCTVCHTTIHGSNSSNVFFK